From the Theobroma cacao cultivar B97-61/B2 chromosome 2, Criollo_cocoa_genome_V2, whole genome shotgun sequence genome, one window contains:
- the LOC18609018 gene encoding nuclear transcription factor Y subunit gamma: MAEDEAIDPIRPEFPTGRVKRIMKLDKDINKINSEALFLVSCSTDLFLRFLAERSAEVATEKKKKTVKLDHLRTAVKRHRPTSDFLLDSLPMPAESTQSAARTVTEREPSRPVADKTAAAGTRRIDHFFRKPGNEAPIQINDA; the protein is encoded by the coding sequence ATGGCAGAAGATGAGGCCATCGATCCGATCCGACCCGAATTCCCGACAGGAAGGGTAAAAAGGATCATGAAACTTGACAAGGACATCAACAAGATCAACTCAGAGGCCTTATTCCTCGTCTCATGTTCCACCGACCTTTTCCTCCGGTTCCTCGCCGAGCGATCGGCCGAAGTCGCTAccgagaagaaaaagaagacgGTGAAGCTCGACCACCTCAGAACCGCCGTTAAAAGGCATAGACCGACGAGCGATTTCCTTCTCGACTCGCTTCCTATGCCAGCCGAGTCAACTCAGTCCGCTGCGCGCACGGTGACCGAACGAGAGCCTTCCCGGCCCGTTGCTGATAAAACCGCCGCGGCAGGAACTCGCCGCATTGACCATTTCTTTCGTAAGCCAGGAAATGAAGCTCCGATTCAGATAAACGATGCATag